A genomic region of Elaeis guineensis isolate ETL-2024a chromosome 9, EG11, whole genome shotgun sequence contains the following coding sequences:
- the LOC105051249 gene encoding uncharacterized protein, with protein sequence MGKPEHIDDGDLELLKAVAQAWHAQSGKPRPTQESDAQKKNHFKRQPSRFKLEAIAMASKASQSNWDFSQSLWDAYEIVTLSKKLEANLALDQPMLSPPESTRPGKRARESKNSLKNLLQRTSSKILSREVEPRE encoded by the coding sequence ATGGGGAAACCAGAGCATATCGACGACGGAGACCTGGAACTCCTCAAAGCCGTGGCCCAAGCCTGGCACGCCCAGAGCGGCAAACCCAGACCCACCCAGGAGTCCGACGCCCAGAAGAAGAACCACTTCAAGCGCCAGCCCTCCCGCTTCAAGCTGGAGGCCATCGCCATGGCCTCCAAGGCATCCCAATCCAACTGGGACTTCTCCCAGTCTCTCTGGGATGCCTACGAGATCGTCACCCTCTCCAAGAAGCTGGAGGCCAACCTCGCCTTGGACCAGCCCATGCTCAGCCCTCCGGAATCCACTCGTCCCGGCAAGAGAGCAAGAGAGAGCAAAAACAGCTTAAAGAATTTGCTCCAAAGAACCTCCTCCAAAATACTTAGTAGAGAAGTTGAGCCAAGAGAGTAA